One Chloroflexota bacterium DNA window includes the following coding sequences:
- a CDS encoding BatA domain-containing protein, whose protein sequence is MNLLMPLGLIGLIALPIIVVLHMVRQRRQRLKIPTIRLWAALTPPPERQQRTLPLTLLLALHLLVAACLALSLAQPAWIFGADAPRHLVIILDTTSSMAANRSFTQAQQQTENLINDLGRDDSLALVELNHEARLLGYGGYAERQQLRQIVAELAPAGNNANLAQSLNIATATLANDRQNQLIVLSDGALPANSTPLSVAAELEWRMLGESTANSGIVNFASRRLPNQRNALYARVTNFSDLPAARTLTLLVDGEVESEQNLVIQPGGSEERTWEVANGELAELQLSPNDSYALDDRAVLALSRSGSLRVHLATLTPSPLERMLRSLPNIELSVSQTVSNQRVDLTVLNGVLPQQLPTSALLIVNPPSDLRLPTQDSVLGEQASSAVLDADFAGIDLSSVQWGGRRPIKRDEIPAGLSSVIETDTQAPLVLRGTWQERATIIWLFNLDNTNLSAKLAFPLLTAASIAKLTGGSLPEQLAAGSFAPNTPLTRPDGEAQALDQRLNQAGLYRVVGSNRGGIAVNFGDPQESNLQQQNQPTISQSPQPEGDRLPPQGTPLWPMLVGLALAALIFEWWYSFRS, encoded by the coding sequence ATGAATTTGCTTATGCCATTGGGTTTAATTGGCTTAATCGCCTTGCCGATCATCGTGGTGTTGCATATGGTGCGCCAACGCCGACAGCGGCTGAAGATTCCCACTATTCGGCTGTGGGCGGCATTAACGCCACCACCTGAGCGCCAACAACGTACCTTGCCCCTAACTTTGCTGTTAGCATTACATTTGCTGGTCGCAGCTTGTTTGGCTTTGAGCCTAGCCCAACCAGCTTGGATTTTTGGAGCCGATGCGCCACGCCACCTCGTAATTATTCTTGATACAACTTCAAGTATGGCGGCCAATCGCTCATTTACTCAAGCCCAACAACAAACCGAAAATTTGATTAATGATTTGGGGCGTGATGATAGCCTCGCACTGGTTGAGTTGAATCACGAAGCGCGTTTGCTTGGCTATGGCGGCTATGCTGAACGCCAACAATTGCGTCAAATTGTGGCCGAGCTGGCTCCCGCTGGTAATAATGCCAACTTGGCCCAATCGCTGAACATTGCCACCGCCACCCTCGCCAACGATCGCCAAAACCAGCTGATTGTACTCAGCGATGGCGCGTTGCCTGCCAACAGCACGCCATTATCGGTTGCCGCCGAATTAGAATGGCGCATGCTGGGCGAAAGCACCGCCAATAGTGGCATTGTTAATTTTGCGAGCCGCCGTTTGCCCAACCAACGCAATGCCCTGTATGCCCGCGTGACCAATTTTAGCGATTTGCCTGCGGCCCGAACCTTAACCCTTTTAGTTGATGGCGAGGTTGAATCGGAGCAAAATTTGGTGATTCAGCCTGGTGGCAGCGAGGAGCGCACTTGGGAAGTTGCTAACGGTGAGCTGGCCGAATTACAACTTAGCCCCAACGATAGTTATGCCCTTGATGATCGAGCAGTGCTTGCGCTCAGCCGCTCTGGCTCGTTGCGCGTGCATTTGGCCACATTAACCCCCTCGCCACTTGAACGCATGCTGCGCAGTTTGCCCAATATCGAGTTAAGTGTTAGCCAAACCGTCAGCAATCAACGGGTGGATTTGACTGTGTTGAACGGAGTTTTGCCGCAGCAATTACCAACCAGCGCCTTGTTGATTGTCAATCCGCCGAGTGACCTACGTTTGCCAACCCAAGATAGTGTTTTGGGTGAGCAGGCCAGTAGTGCCGTCTTGGATGCCGATTTTGCAGGCATCGACCTTTCGAGTGTCCAATGGGGTGGTCGTCGCCCGATCAAGCGTGACGAGATTCCCGCAGGCTTGAGCAGTGTGATCGAAACTGATACGCAAGCGCCCTTGGTGCTGCGTGGCACATGGCAAGAGCGAGCCACCATCATTTGGCTCTTTAATCTGGATAACACCAATCTCAGCGCAAAATTGGCCTTTCCCTTATTGACAGCGGCCAGTATCGCTAAATTAACGGGTGGATCATTGCCTGAGCAACTGGCGGCTGGCAGTTTTGCTCCCAACACACCACTAACCCGCCCTGATGGCGAGGCGCAAGCGCTCGATCAGCGCCTGAATCAAGCAGGTTTGTATCGGGTCGTTGGGAGTAATCGTGGCGGGATTGCGGTCAACTTTGGCGATCCACAGGAGTCAAATCTGCAACAACAAAACCAGCCAACGATTAGCCAAAGCCCGCAACCTGAGGGCGATCGCCTACCACCGCAAGGCACGCCATTATGGCCGATGCTGGTTGGTTTGGCCTTGGCAGCGTTGATTTTCGAATGGTGGTATAGCTTTCGCTCGTAG
- a CDS encoding class I SAM-dependent methyltransferase has product MTDNRQRFSNRVADYVQFRPNYPSEIFVPLQQHHGFGQNSVVADIGAGTGIWSEQLLQHGATVYAVEPNAPMREASLQLAERYPTFQAVDGSAEATGLDDQSVDWITAAQAFHWFEPQATRREWQRILQPEGWVGLIWNQRSLDGTAFLQQYEALLHQFGSDYASVRHTNIEPQRIADFFGNQPACYTAQNAQYFDQAGLLGRAFSSSYTPTPEQPTYQLLRQGLIEAWQQHQVEGKVAFLYTTTVYVGRFS; this is encoded by the coding sequence ATGACCGATAATCGTCAGCGCTTCAGCAATCGGGTAGCTGATTATGTCCAGTTTCGCCCAAATTACCCTAGCGAAATATTCGTGCCCTTGCAACAACACCATGGCTTTGGCCAAAACTCAGTCGTGGCCGATATTGGGGCGGGCACAGGGATTTGGAGCGAGCAACTACTCCAGCATGGGGCAACTGTCTATGCGGTTGAACCCAACGCACCGATGCGCGAAGCCAGCCTGCAACTTGCCGAGCGTTATCCCACATTCCAAGCCGTTGATGGTAGCGCCGAAGCCACGGGATTGGACGATCAGAGCGTCGATTGGATTACGGCGGCTCAGGCGTTTCACTGGTTCGAACCACAGGCGACGCGCCGCGAATGGCAACGAATTTTACAACCTGAGGGTTGGGTAGGCTTAATTTGGAACCAACGTTCGCTTGACGGCACAGCGTTTTTACAGCAATACGAAGCGCTATTACACCAATTTGGCAGCGATTACGCCAGCGTCAGGCATACCAACATCGAACCACAACGCATTGCTGATTTCTTTGGCAACCAACCAGCTTGCTATACCGCCCAAAACGCCCAATATTTTGATCAAGCTGGTTTGTTAGGCCGAGCTTTTTCCTCGTCGTATACGCCTACACCTGAGCAACCTACCTATCAACTGCTCCGCCAAGGGTTGATTGAGGCTTGGCAACAGCATCAGGTTGAAGGCAAAGTGGCCTTTTTATACACAACCACCGTGTATGTCGGGCGGTTTAGCTAG
- the cmr6 gene encoding type III-B CRISPR module RAMP protein Cmr6, whose protein sequence is MHNSKLYRAFFTRWLNTLKGIPEICLLKATVEGRMVVGLGAESVLENAIALQRTYGLPYIPGSGLKGLASSFAHQRLGQSPANADTLNDWAKGGKFHRELFGTTELSGCVSFYDALYIPNTAQAGGPLHSDVITVHHPTYYQGNSTPPADWDSPDIIPFLSATGHYLVALSGDPNWCNAARTLLANGLTHMGIGAKTSSGYGRMKLGEMCKNEQQIEALLQRLNKK, encoded by the coding sequence ATGCATAACTCTAAACTCTATCGAGCATTTTTTACCCGTTGGTTGAACACATTAAAGGGGATTCCTGAGATTTGTTTGTTGAAGGCGACCGTCGAGGGCCGTATGGTCGTGGGGCTGGGAGCCGAAAGTGTGCTCGAAAACGCTATTGCCTTGCAGCGCACCTACGGCTTGCCTTACATTCCAGGCAGTGGCTTGAAAGGCTTGGCATCGAGCTTCGCTCACCAACGCCTTGGCCAAAGCCCAGCCAACGCTGATACCCTCAACGATTGGGCTAAGGGTGGAAAATTTCATCGCGAATTATTTGGCACAACCGAGCTAAGTGGCTGCGTTAGCTTTTACGATGCTTTGTATATTCCTAATACGGCTCAGGCTGGTGGTCCATTGCATTCGGATGTGATTACTGTGCATCATCCTACGTATTATCAAGGCAATTCAACCCCGCCAGCGGATTGGGATAGCCCAGATATTATTCCGTTTCTTAGCGCAACTGGTCACTATTTAGTAGCACTCAGCGGAGACCCGAATTGGTGTAATGCCGCCCGCACCCTGCTCGCTAATGGCCTGACGCATATGGGTATTGGCGCAAAAACATCAAGCGGCTATGGCCGGATGAAACTTGGGGAAATGTGTAAGAACGAGCAACAAATCGAAGCCCTACTTCAACGTTTGAATAAAAAATAA
- a CDS encoding CoA-disulfide reductase yields MASERVIVIGAVAAGTSAAAKAKRTNPDLDICVYGREAHVSYSACGLPYLISGAVADYQALIARTPAQFARDGVTVKTDHEVIDLDVAAGRVTVRDLANNSTFHDHFDRLVLATGARVNCPPVRGIELQGVFRLRSMHDGLAIQTYISEQQPKHAVVVGAGYIGLEMAEALLDRGIGVTLVNRSKTVLSSLDHDMSSQIITRLEAAGVQLALGCGLEGLEGKHDRVTHVVAGGRDIPAELVIIATGVQPNSELAQSCGAELGEHGAIKIDQLGRTSVDRVYAAGDCSTVDHRILNKPVYLPLGTTANKQGRTLGAYLAGHERPFRGVVGTAVTKFADLHIAATGLSVEQALHHGYHVRSKIIHSTDHAGYYPNARPITVKLVADAADGTLLGGQIIGFDDVAKRVDVVAVALAGRMTVDEFAWQDLSYAPPFSSVWDPLLVAAQALAKG; encoded by the coding sequence ATGGCTAGCGAACGGGTGATCGTGATTGGAGCCGTCGCCGCCGGAACGAGTGCTGCCGCCAAAGCCAAACGCACCAATCCCGATTTGGATATTTGTGTATATGGCCGTGAAGCTCATGTTTCCTACTCTGCTTGTGGGTTGCCCTATTTGATTAGCGGGGCAGTTGCTGATTATCAGGCGTTAATCGCCCGTACTCCAGCTCAATTTGCCCGCGATGGCGTAACCGTCAAAACCGACCATGAAGTGATCGATCTTGATGTAGCGGCGGGGCGGGTGACCGTGCGCGATTTGGCTAACAATAGTACGTTCCACGATCATTTTGATCGTTTGGTGCTGGCAACTGGCGCGAGAGTCAATTGTCCACCAGTACGAGGGATTGAACTACAGGGGGTCTTTCGGTTACGCTCAATGCATGATGGTTTGGCGATTCAAACCTACATCAGCGAACAGCAACCCAAGCATGCTGTCGTGGTTGGTGCTGGCTATATTGGGCTAGAAATGGCCGAGGCCTTGCTCGATCGTGGGATTGGCGTAACGTTGGTCAATCGCAGCAAAACCGTGTTAAGCTCACTTGATCACGATATGAGCAGCCAGATTATTACCCGACTTGAAGCTGCGGGCGTGCAATTAGCGCTTGGTTGTGGCTTGGAAGGCCTTGAAGGCAAGCACGATCGAGTAACTCATGTGGTTGCTGGCGGTCGCGATATTCCCGCCGAATTGGTGATTATCGCCACCGGAGTGCAGCCAAATAGCGAATTGGCCCAAAGCTGTGGCGCTGAGCTTGGCGAGCATGGCGCAATCAAAATCGACCAATTAGGCCGTACTAGCGTCGATAGGGTGTATGCTGCTGGCGATTGCAGTACCGTTGATCATCGAATTCTCAATAAGCCCGTGTATTTACCACTGGGCACGACTGCCAATAAACAAGGTCGGACGCTTGGAGCCTATCTCGCAGGCCATGAGCGCCCATTTCGCGGAGTTGTGGGCACAGCAGTCACCAAATTTGCTGATTTACATATTGCCGCAACTGGATTAAGTGTTGAGCAAGCTCTCCACCATGGCTACCACGTTCGTAGCAAAATCATCCATTCAACCGATCATGCGGGGTACTACCCTAATGCTCGGCCAATAACGGTTAAGTTGGTTGCTGATGCAGCCGACGGCACATTGTTGGGTGGCCAAATTATTGGCTTCGACGATGTAGCAAAGCGGGTTGATGTGGTAGCGGTGGCACTCGCGGGAAGAATGACGGTAGATGAGTTTGCTTGGCAAGACCTGAGTTATGCACCCCCATTTTCATCGGTGTGGGACCCACTGTTGGTTGCTGCCCAAGCATTGGCTAAAGGCTAA
- a CDS encoding DUF6293 family protein translates to MKILLSLVGAQPLPNLIPIYHLKPDLALLIYTGGTVKQANNTAALLRSKNIETEIICTDSYDISKITRQIEEGISNFSAGNEIYFNVTGGTKPMSFAAAQVARKYNFPVVYLESEAGKSKLYTYAWKDFEFHLIKEDSIPPCIALEDWLDVHLGLENWSIEKVKEPFEEAVIGILEKNNIEILSAVRSFSGQIDLDVIYRKGNHFGIIEVKCGEKGKKIEGIRQLNTTGLHLGIYSNKILIITEQPGKSQLALADASNVQILSVNFDGSTIDEDSEAKILNIIK, encoded by the coding sequence ATGAAAATTCTTTTATCGCTAGTTGGTGCCCAACCTTTGCCGAACCTTATTCCTATCTATCACCTTAAACCAGATTTAGCATTGCTTATTTATACTGGTGGAACAGTCAAACAAGCTAATAATACTGCGGCGCTTCTAAGATCCAAAAATATTGAAACTGAAATTATATGTACGGATTCTTATGATATCTCAAAGATTACCCGACAGATAGAGGAAGGTATTTCTAATTTCAGCGCAGGTAATGAGATTTACTTTAATGTTACTGGTGGAACAAAACCGATGTCATTTGCCGCTGCCCAGGTGGCACGAAAATACAACTTTCCTGTGGTTTATCTTGAGAGCGAAGCAGGCAAAAGTAAGTTGTATACATATGCTTGGAAAGATTTTGAATTCCATCTCATAAAAGAAGATTCTATACCACCTTGTATAGCACTAGAGGATTGGCTAGATGTTCATTTAGGCTTAGAAAATTGGTCTATCGAGAAAGTAAAAGAGCCTTTTGAAGAAGCAGTTATAGGTATTCTGGAAAAGAATAATATTGAAATATTATCAGCTGTACGTTCTTTCTCAGGACAGATAGATTTAGATGTAATTTATCGTAAGGGTAATCATTTTGGTATTATTGAAGTGAAATGCGGAGAAAAAGGTAAAAAAATTGAAGGTATAAGACAACTTAATACAACGGGTTTACACTTAGGTATTTATTCAAATAAGATTCTAATTATTACAGAACAACCTGGGAAATCTCAATTAGCCCTTGCAGATGCATCAAATGTGCAAATTCTTTCAGTTAATTTTGATGGCTCTACTATTGATGAAGATTCTGAAGCAAAAATATTAAATATTATTAAGTGA
- the cmr5 gene encoding type III-B CRISPR module-associated protein Cmr5, protein MSNSVFQTRDQQYAASAYAHIEEVLEKYPKPDIKSDEKNTLVYKKNRKRYGVIAHKLPILIRTAGLTQALAFISSRSKKNKTGKEDEFSLFLSHLAKTINIDTNDLVQYSIQQPLSNYMYLTQQVLDALLWYKRFAQSVLDVDPTDQLDDEQGAEA, encoded by the coding sequence ATGAGTAATTCAGTCTTTCAAACTCGTGATCAACAATATGCTGCTTCAGCGTATGCTCATATTGAAGAAGTTCTAGAAAAATATCCAAAACCGGATATTAAGTCAGATGAAAAAAACACACTGGTGTACAAAAAAAACCGCAAACGCTACGGGGTCATAGCACATAAATTGCCTATATTAATTAGAACTGCTGGCTTAACGCAAGCATTGGCATTTATTAGTTCACGGAGTAAGAAAAATAAAACTGGCAAAGAAGATGAATTTAGTTTATTCCTAAGCCATCTTGCAAAAACAATAAACATAGATACAAATGATCTTGTTCAATATAGTATCCAACAACCCCTATCAAATTATATGTATCTAACCCAACAGGTGCTTGATGCACTTTTATGGTATAAGCGCTTTGCTCAAAGTGTACTTGATGTTGATCCAACTGATCAACTTGATGATGAGCAGGGAGCTGAAGCATGA